A window of the Salvelinus alpinus chromosome 25, SLU_Salpinus.1, whole genome shotgun sequence genome harbors these coding sequences:
- the fbxo30a gene encoding F-box only protein 30a, producing the protein MEALHAHCMKCVNRRCMIRPETGVSCDLIGCPLVCGAVFHSCKVEEHHLLCPFERVPCLNTGFGCPFTIARLKMAEHLETCPASVVCCTMEWNRWPVSYSDRKSYEYLSNVEVVEQLDMALALQDQRMLLESLRVTTNTSNNGYNKPAVETNEKMADVVSSVPETAVSNGMVEMDEAAALTNGVIEMDDESYISVHKKNLAATLEVLRSAKDVNLINGIINGEKTERNGVLHNGENSDDDLKNVEMKESDTQLDCELGAVGGVSVDCGVGTDRQGDESYWIELNERIKSSEEVEKDGMMGLAEVGPPLSNGFHHTGDDHNHLRRRERMDLSRSPPRRSEVNRSSDFRPVMPYLSMPNIVAPRESSGPHPPPLPIHLPLPMPLPNLEPYNVLQHLPLEIEDRWLERKLQNLQVLRGMSVFTFNGRRAMMSDPYLFRAKMEDKSVDTSDLVVTDDPLGLHGIDLITAALLFCLGDSPGGRSISDSRFVDGYRVDFGTQTFSFPSAILATNTMVGDIASASACDHASPQLSNPSPFHTLRLDLVLECVARYQTKQRTMFTFVCGQLFRRDEFSSHFKNVHGDIHAGLNGWLEHRCPLAYYGCTYSQRRFCPSVQGSRIIHDRHLGSFGVQPGMPPRFGDKTLPRNACRFGSTCDHLSSLPFEVQQYVASFLDGFSLCQLSRVSRTMRDVCGSLLKSRGMVVLLWENTRRADGSSSWQIQNKVWRFSTAFGTVNEWKFANIANMAEHLKKCKFNTITRRDEAIPLPCMCFTRELTKEGRSLRSVLKPVL; encoded by the exons ATGGAGGCGCTCCATGCCCACTGCATGAAGTGTGTAAACCGGAGGTGTATGATCCGCCCAGAGACTGGTGTGTCCTGTGATCTCATTGGCTGCCCTCTCGTCTGTGGAGCCGTCTTCCACTCCTGCAAAGTGGAGGAGCATCATTTACTATGCCCGTTTGAAAGAGTGCCTTGCCTCAACACTGGTTTCGGGTGCCCTTTCACTATTGCTCGGCTCAAAATGGCTGAACACCTAGAGACGTGCCCGGCCAGTGTGGTGTGTTGCACCATGGAGTGGAACCGTTGGCCTGTGAGCTATTCAGACAGGAAGTCCTATGAGTACCTGAGCAATGTTGAAGTGGTGGAGCAGCTAGACATGGCCCTGGCTCTCCAAGATCAGAGGATGCTACTGGAGTCCCTCAGAGTCACCACCAACACGTCAAATAACGGATATAATAAACCAGCTGTGGAAACAAATGAAAAGATGGCTGATGTCGTGTCAAGTGTACCAGAGACTGCAGTTAGTAATGGAATGGTTGAAATGGATGAGGCTGCTGCTTTGACTAATGGAGTGATTGAAATGGATGATGAGTCCTATATTTCGGTACACAAAAAGAACTTAGCAGCAACCTTGGAAGTTCTCAGAAGTGCAAAGGACGTCAACTTGATCAATGGAATTATAAATGGGGAAAAAACAGAGCGAAATGGGGTTCTCCATAATGGAGAGAACAGTGATGATGACTTGAAGAATGTAGAGATGAAGGAGAGTGACACACAGTTGGACTGTGAGCTCGGAGCAGTGGGCGGAGTGTCCGTGGACTGTGGAGtcggaacagacagacagggagatgagAGCTACTGGATAGAGCTCAATGAACGAATCAAGTCTtcagaggaggtggagaaggacGGCATGATGGGTCTAGCAGAGGTGGGTCCTCCTCTCAGTAACGGCTTCCACCATACAGGAGACGACCACAATCACTTGAGACGACGTGAGCGGATGGATCTGAGCAGATCTCCACCCAGACGCTCAGAAGTCAACAGGTCTTCAGACTTCAGGCCGGTGATGCCTTATCTCTCCATGCCTAACATAGTAGCACCACGGGAGTCCTCTGGGCCCCACCCTCCACCACTACCCATCCACCTGCCTCTTCCCATGCCTCTCCCTAATCTGGAACCCTACAACGTGCTCCAGCACCTGCCCTTAGAGATCGAAGACAGGTGGCTGGAGAGGAAACTACAGAACCTCCAGGTGCTCCGAGGGATGAGTGTGTTTACGTTTAACGGGCGCAGGGCTATGATGTCTGATCCCTATTTGTTCAGAGCTAAAATGGAGGACAAGTCAGTGGACACCTCAGACCTGGTGGTAACTGACGATCCATTGGGGCTCCATGGGATCGACCTGATCACGGCAGCGCTGCTCTTCTGTCTGGGGGACTCCCCCGGGGGTCGCAGCATCTCAGACAGCAGGTTTGTAGACGGTTATCGCGTCGACTTTGGTACCCAGACCTTCTCCTTCCCCTCGGCAATACTGGCCACTAACACCATGGTGGGGGACATCGCCTCAGCGTCGGCCTGTGATCACGCCAGCCCGCAGCTCTCCAACCCCAGCCCCTTCCACACCCTCAGACTGGACCTGGTGCTGGAGTGTGTGGCCCGCTACCAGACCAAGCAGCGCACCATGTTCACCTTTGTGTGTGGACAGCTGTTCCGCAGAGATGAGTTCTCCTCGCATTTCAAAAACGTTCACGGGGACATCCACGCCGGGCTGAACGGCTGGCTGGAGCACCGCTGTCCCCTGGCCTACTACGGCTGCACCTACTCCCAGAGACGCTTCTGTCCCTCCGTGCAGGGCTCCAGGATCATCCACGATAGACACCTGGGCTCGTTCGGGGTGCAGCCGGGTATGCCTCCCCGGTTCGGAGATAAAACTCTCCCCAGGAATGCCTGTCGGTTCGGCTCCACCTGCGACCACCTGAGCTCCCTGCCCTTCGAGGTGCAACAGTATGTGGCTAGTTTCCTGGATGGCTTCAGCCTGTGCCAGCTGTCCAGGGTCTCCCGAACCATGAGGGATGTGTGTGGCAGCTTACTCAAGTCCAGAGGCATGGTGGTGCTTCTCTGGGAGAACACACGACGGGCAGATGGGTCTTCCTCGTGGCAGATCCAAAACAAG GTGTGGCGATTCAGTACGGCTTTCGGTACGGTGAACGAGTGGAAGTTTGCCAACATCGCCAATATGGCCGAACATCTGAAGAAGTGCAAGTTTAACACCATCACCCGTCGGGACGAGGCAATCCCTCTGCCCTGCATGTGCTTCACCAGAGAGCTCACCAAAGAGGGACGCTCACTGCGCTCAGTCCTCAAGCCAGTATTATGA